GCTTGCAGCGACCAGGATTATCATGGAGGCCTAATAGGTGATAAGGCCAACTCTGTTGTATTTGATAACAGCAAATTAAAACGCCTCGTCCCAGGTTTTACAGCTGTAACACGTTTCGATCAAGGTATCAAACAAACCGTTAAATACATTTTAGAACATCCAAAATACCAAACCTCAGACCCCGCATTCGATAGATGGTGTGACCGAGTCATCTTTACACTGAATAATGCAATCAATGAAATAAATCAATAATATATAATGAATGTGAATAAAGATTATATACGTTGAAGTTAAGATAGGAGTGTGAACTTATGAGACTTCATAGACTTCTAGGTATTATTATGTTGCTCGATTCAAGGGGCATTATGAACGCTGGAAATTTAGCTAAAATACTTGAAACTTCTGAAAGAACTATCTATAGAGATATTGATATATTATGCGAATCAGGCATGCCAATTGTATCTATTTTAGGTCCTAATGGCGGATATACTTTTATGGAGGGCTATAAAATAAATTCAAACGTCTTAGGAAGCGGAGATGTCTTTAACCTTTTACTTTCAAGCATGGGCATCCAGCCAGAGAAGGATACCCATGCAGCATCTCAATTAAAAAATGCCCTTATTAAACTTGAAAATAGCATATCAGAAGAACATAGAGAAGAAATTGCCAAAGCTAAAGAAAGATTTTTTATTGACTCAGACCCTTGGTGGGGCAAAAAAATTGAAAATAAATATTTAGACATTATTCAAAAATCAATACTTCATTTAAAAAAGCTAAAAGTATACTATAAAAAATATAGCGGCGAAGTATCTGAAAGAATTTTAAGGCCTTATGGTGCAGTGGTAAAAAACGCTGAGTGGTATGTGGTCGCTTTTTGTGAGGCCAAAAATGAGATTAGAGTTTTTAAGTGCAGCAGGATAGAACATCTCGAAGTTCTAGATGAGATTTATAGTATGCCTGAACAATTTTCCTTAGAAACTTTTTGGGAAAGCAGCAAAAAAGAGTTTGTAAAACACCCCTCTAGTATACTAAAACAATATGCATATCCTGTAAAAATCAAATGTGTTGAGGAGAAAAATAAGCTTCTTGAAGGCTTTAACGTATGTTCATCTCTTCAATTAGAAAATCAATGGATTTATGATATAGATATGCTAAGTTTTAAAACCGCCTGCAGTGTTATCTTTCCTTTAAGTGATAGGATTGAGGTATTAGAACCCCCAGAACTTAGAGCATATATCTTCCAAAAAGCAAATAAAATCTTAAACCTATATAAAGTGATATAAATCCCTGACATCCTATTGGCAGGGATTATTTGATATAATTGAATTATCAAATAACCGAAGGGAGATATGCATTATGGAAGGAAAAATAGTAAATAGCGAAGGATTTAAGGCTGTAGGCCTCACCTACTTTGGCAATAACACAAACGGGGAAATCCCTAGTCTATGGGAGACCTTTAATAAACGCTACAAAGATATCAAACAAATAAGTAAATCTATGCTGTGTTATGGCATCTGTGATGGTGAAACAGATTCTAAGTGCCAGTTTCACTATACGGCTTGTGCAGAAGTAGATAATTTTCTGGATATCCCAGAAGATATGGTGACCAAAGTTGTTCCAGCCGGTAAATACCTTATGTACACTTATAGTGGTGCTCTAAAAGATTTAGGAACATTTTATCATAATATTTTTACCAATTGGCTGCCCTCTTCAACGTATGAATTAGACCTAAGACCTCAGTTTGAACTATACGATGAAAGATATATGAGTAATGGGGTATTTGATATCTATATTCCAATTAAATAATACTCTATATATAAGAAAAGCAAGGATGCGTTTTATATGCCTCCTTGCTAGTTTAATAACTAAAGGAAAAATACTCATATAACACTTTATAAGTTATGTCTCATTAAATAACAGAAAATACCAACCACCAATTATAAGACTCCACTGATTTCGAGGATCTCACCTAACAGAATAAATATCTGAAAACTCTACGCTGATACGTTCAATATGATCCTGTTTTGTAGTGGTAGTATGGTGTATCTCATTGTCTTCAATGGTTTTGAAAGGCAGATTAATTATAAATTTTGTTCCGACTCCCACCTGGCTTATAAGTGTTATTGTCCCGCCATGCATCTCAACAAGAGCCTTCACAAGACTGAGACCTATGCCGCTCCCCTCGCTTTTTCTTGTTAACATTTCCTCAACTTGATAAAATCTTTCAAAAATCTTCTTTTGTTTATCTTCTGGGATACCGATACCTGTATCCTGCACTTTAATGCATATGCCGTTATCCTTCTTATGGAGATTTACAAATATCACCCCGCCCTTTGGCGTGAATTTAATAGCATTAGAAAGTAAATTCAGTAGAATCCTTTCTATCTTTTCATCATCACAAGCCATTACTTGCTCTTCTACATCTGTATCAAATACTAGCTTTATTCCTTTATTTTCAATGTAATCAGATACCGACAAAGTAATTTCTTCAACAACACTTATTATATTGCAGTTCTTAAGACGCAGTTCAAAAGCCTTGGCATCAATCTTAGAAATATCTATAAGGTTGTTTACAAGCTTTAATAATCTATAACAATTCTGTCTCATAGTCCCTATACTTCGTACAACCTTCAACTGGTTATTACTGTATTCTTCATCACGCGTATAGAGATCCATTAATTGTACAGTCCCCAAAATGACATTAAGCGGTGTTCGAAGTTCATGAGAAATATTAGAAAAAAATTCTGTTTTCATCTTATCATGCTCCAACAGCTTTTCCATCATTTGCTTACTCTCAAATATACTTTCTTTCAGTTTACATGCTTCTTTTTCATCTGTAATATCCGTCATCACGCCAACTATGCCGCTTGGCACTTCATTACCATCAGTAAAAACAGCCTTATTAAAGATAATGCTTCTTGAACTGCCATCAGGAAACTTAACAATGTCTTCATAGGTCTGAGTGCCCTGTGCCCTCAGAACCTCTAAGTCCATCTTCTCATACCTACTCGCAAGTTGTGGTTCTGCTATATGATAAACTGTTTTTCCTATGGCTTCATCACTCTTTACGCCTACAGCATCTTTAAAAGCGCGATTATACGCTATGTATTTAAGATCCACATCCTTAAAAAAAATAGGGCTTGGTATTGTATCCATCAGTCCTTTAAATAGTATCATTTCTTTCTTTAATTCCTCTTCTGCTTTTTTTCTTTTTTCTATCTCATTTTCAAGTTCACGATTTTTATTCTCAATCGTTTGTGCAAAATTTCCAAAATAAAATGCAAAAATATAATATGACGCAGCCACCAAAAATGCATTTATTATTGCTTTTTTATAACCTATATCTCTATTTAAAAAAAGGATAATAAAACCTAAGATTCCACACAATGCAGCATTAATCATATCACCTTTTAAACTCATTTTTGAACTGCAGATCATTATAAAAACAATCCCTGAAATCACTTTAACTGATACAGGAACAAAAGGTACCAAATATAAAATTATTATGAGTGTATAAAAGAAAAAACAAGATCTTTGCATTCTATTGCCCCTTTATATAATTCATTTTATTTCATATTATCATAATATATATATTTTTCATACAATTTTTGTTGGCGACTTTTGGCGACATGACAAAAAGCGAGGCAGTTTTTGTTTTTCAAAAGCTGCTTCGCCTCTTTTTTCTTCAATCTTACATGCATTAACCTTTTAATGCCCCTGTTGTAAAGCTCTTTTGAACTTGCTTACTCATGGAAATATAGATTAAAACGGTTGGAATGGTAGCTATAACCAACCCTGCCCCTAGTTCTCCCCATCGCGTTGCATATTGTCCAACCATTCCCATAATGCCTACTGTAAGTGTCTTGTACTCCTGCTTACTGACAAAGGTTGTTGCAAACATCAGCTCATTCCAACAGGATAAATAGGTGAAGATTGAAATGGTTGCTACTGCAGGTTTGATAAGTGGCAGCATAATCTTCGCAAAGATCTGATAAATGTTTGCACCATCCAAACAAGCCGATTCTTCAAGTTCTCTTGGCAGGGTACCAAAAAACCCGACTAACACAAAGATTGCCATGGGTAGTGAAAACCCTATATAGGGAAGAATAAGTGCAACATAGGTATTATACAACTGTGTTTTTTTAAGAAAAATAAATAAAGGCAGCAAGGTACTGTGCATAGGAATCATAAGTCCTAACAAAAAGATAATCAGCATGGTGCCACTTAGCTTCCACTTCATCCTAGCTATAGCATAAGAAGCCATGGCCGCTAGTATATTGGTAATAATCACAGAAACTACCGTAACAATAATACTATTAATAAAATACCTTCCTATATTCCCGTCCAAAAAAGCTCTTGCATAGTTTTCAAATAATAACTTCTGAGGCAATGCCAGGGGATTTTTCCCAAATATTTCTGGATTGCTCTTTAGAGAAAACATAATAAGCCATAGTAATGGATAAATCTGTATTGCTGCAATAAGAAGTAGTATAGCTCTTTCCCCATATGTTTTTATATTATTAATGCCATGCTTTTTATTTTTTGAAGCGCCTTGCTTTCTTACTTCATAAAAAGAGGTTTTATTTAACTTCTTTGCCGTCTCCAATTCTAACACCTCCTCTTTAATAAGTTGTCTTTTCTGTCTTAAAAAACTTTTGAATAAAGATTGTAAAAATCAAGCACTCTAGAATAATAAAAATAGACATAGCACTTCCATAGCCATATTTATTTTGCAGAAAGATCTTACTGAACATTAAGGTTGTAGGCACCTCTGTTGCATGGATCGGCCCCCCTTTTGTCAAAACATAAATAAGATCAAAAGTTTTTAAAGAGCCAATAAGTGCAAAGGTCACACAAACTTTGATCATTGGAGCAATAAGAGGAATAGTGATTTTCACAGCCTTTTGAAAGTTGTTCGCACCGTCCACCTCTGCGGCTTCGTAAAGATCCGTCGGGATAGCCTTAATGCCGGAATAAAGCAGCAGCATATGGTAACCAATGTATTGCCATATAATCACAAAGAGTGCACTTCCAAGGGCTGTTTCTGGTGTTGCCAGCCAATTACGTTTTAAAAACTCAAGACCAAGCACTTCGAGTAAAGTGTTAAGCATACCATATTTAGGCTGATAAATTTTCATCCAAAGCTGACCGATAACAGTTGTTGATATGATAACTGGAATAAAATATACTGTCCTAAAAAAGGCTTCACCTTTAATCCCTTTTGAAATAACAATGGCAAGAACTAGTGCTAAAGGTACCTGTACAAATACTGAGAAAAATGCTACTAAAAATGAGTTTTTAACGGCCATCATAAAGCCATCTGTATTATTTACAAATAAATCAATATAGTTTTGAATCCCTATAAAAGTGGATTTGCCAATCCCATTCCATTCTAGCGTACTATAGTAAGCTGAAAAAAAGATAGGCACAATAACAATCATTAAAAATACTAAAAATGCGGGCAATACAAAAAGTACTATCGCTTTTTTATCACTCAAAACTTTATCCACCTAAACACCTGCTTTCTTACAAAGAATCAGTAACCCAAAATGTAGATTACTGATTCTAGGTTTTAAATTGTCTATTTCCTGGCTAGTTCTAAAATTCCTCTACTAATTGTGGGAATACCACCACTTAAATATGTTAGTGTAGTAGGGTTACTTAAGTGCATCCATTTCATCTACAAATTGTTGTGGTGTTTTAGTACCTGCAAATACTTCTTGAACTAAAGTTTTGTGTTTTTCTGCTGCTTCACCGCTTAATTTTGTATCCCAAGCAAGTACAAAACCTGTTGCTTTGTTTGCAAGATCAACCATTTGCTGTACAAGTGGATCGATCGTTTCACCTTGTGTATCAATTTTCCACGCTGGAAGGCCTGCCCCTAGGATAAAGCTTTCTTTTGCCATATGTTCTGCCATATAAGCTGCAAATTCAGCTGCTTCTTTTTTATGTTTTGTATTATTATTAACCATAAAGCAGTCGATTGCTCCGCCTAAGAACTCATCTTTATTACCTTTTGTCCCTGCAATACTTGGGAAGTTCTTTGCAACTACTTTATCTTTAACCATAGAGATATTTTCGTCTTGAACCTCACCTGCGAACCAGCTGCCTATATAAAACATTGGCACTTCACCACTTAAGAATGCCATTTTAGCTTCATCATATGTAAATGCCATCGATGCTTCATCAAAAGTTTTTGCCTGAACGAGTTCACTAAGGAGCTGTGCACTATTTAGAAATTCTGGTTGATTAAAAGGAACCTTTTTCTCAAGTGCTGCGTTAGATCCATCAGCTCCAGCTTGACGAAGTGCCAGAACGTTTTGATAAAACATCAGTGGCCAACCATCTTTTGCGCCAACTGACATTGGTACAATTCCTTTTGCATTAAATGCACGAATAGCCTCTAAGTATTCTTCATAGGTATCAGGTACTTTAATACCATTTTGGTCAAACATCTCTTGATTACAGTATAAGATACCTACCCATGAAACAAATGGCAGCCCATATAATGTATCATTATAAGTTAAATTAGATCTTTGACTTTCAAGTAAATTCCCTTTTTGTTCTGATGTTAAGTACTCTTCTATTGGAAGGATTTGACCTGCATCTACGAAAGGTTGTGCAAAACCAGCTCCCCATGAGAAAAACACATCCGGGCCTTCATTTGCAGCCATAGCAGTCTTGATTTTTGTTTTATAAGCTTCATTTTCACTGGCATCAATCTCAATTTCTACATTTGGGTGTTCCGCCTTGTACTGTTCAAATACCTTCATAAAAGATTTTGCATTAGCATCTGCATCTGTAGTCCATAAATGCCACACACTTAACTTAATCTTTTCCTCTGCCGATGGAGTTTCTTTTGCAGCATTCCCAGATGATGTCTCTGTAGCCTTCCCTGTTTGTTCCTTAGGTGCCTCTTGTTTTGCTCCGCATCCTACACTAGATAAAGCTAAGATTCCACTGATCGCGCAAGTTAATAATTTACTCCAGATTTTCCTCATACGCTTCTCCCCCTAAATATATTTTTGTTACATTTATATCATACAGTGTTTGCAATTATCTTATAATTCATTTTTTTTACTATAACCTTTAAAAATTTTACTTCTTTATTGTGCATTATTAATATTTAAACTTTATCCGTTCTTATTCTTTAGTTCATTTTGCTATACACCTTTTTCTATCTGTCAGGTGCATTTTATTGTACATCTATTACCCCTCATGAAATATTAACTTTTTATAATCTGTCATTGACATACCTATGTATTTTTTAAACGAAGTGCTAAAATAATTAGGATCTGGTACACCTACTTTTTCACCTATTTCATAAGCCTTTAAATCTGTACTTCTGACATACTCAAGTGCTGCCTCCATTCTGATTTTATTTAAATAGTCCTTAAAAGCAATTCCCTTTTTTTGTTTAAAGATACGGCTCAAATAGCTTGGGTTCATATAAAAATGCACTGCTATTTTATTTAATGTAAGCCCATAATCACTCATATTTTCCTGAATGTATTTTGAAATTTCTTCCATAGAATCATTGACC
This genomic window from Cellulosilyticum sp. I15G10I2 contains:
- a CDS encoding sensor histidine kinase; translation: MQRSCFFFYTLIIILYLVPFVPVSVKVISGIVFIMICSSKMSLKGDMINAALCGILGFIILFLNRDIGYKKAIINAFLVAASYYIFAFYFGNFAQTIENKNRELENEIEKRKKAEEELKKEMILFKGLMDTIPSPIFFKDVDLKYIAYNRAFKDAVGVKSDEAIGKTVYHIAEPQLASRYEKMDLEVLRAQGTQTYEDIVKFPDGSSRSIIFNKAVFTDGNEVPSGIVGVMTDITDEKEACKLKESIFESKQMMEKLLEHDKMKTEFFSNISHELRTPLNVILGTVQLMDLYTRDEEYSNNQLKVVRSIGTMRQNCYRLLKLVNNLIDISKIDAKAFELRLKNCNIISVVEEITLSVSDYIENKGIKLVFDTDVEEQVMACDDEKIERILLNLLSNAIKFTPKGGVIFVNLHKKDNGICIKVQDTGIGIPEDKQKKIFERFYQVEEMLTRKSEGSGIGLSLVKALVEMHGGTITLISQVGVGTKFIINLPFKTIEDNEIHHTTTTKQDHIERISVEFSDIYSVR
- a CDS encoding GyrI-like domain-containing protein; amino-acid sequence: MEGKIVNSEGFKAVGLTYFGNNTNGEIPSLWETFNKRYKDIKQISKSMLCYGICDGETDSKCQFHYTACAEVDNFLDIPEDMVTKVVPAGKYLMYTYSGALKDLGTFYHNIFTNWLPSSTYELDLRPQFELYDERYMSNGVFDIYIPIK
- a CDS encoding carbohydrate ABC transporter permease, which encodes METAKKLNKTSFYEVRKQGASKNKKHGINNIKTYGERAILLLIAAIQIYPLLWLIMFSLKSNPEIFGKNPLALPQKLLFENYARAFLDGNIGRYFINSIIVTVVSVIITNILAAMASYAIARMKWKLSGTMLIIFLLGLMIPMHSTLLPLFIFLKKTQLYNTYVALILPYIGFSLPMAIFVLVGFFGTLPRELEESACLDGANIYQIFAKIMLPLIKPAVATISIFTYLSCWNELMFATTFVSKQEYKTLTVGIMGMVGQYATRWGELGAGLVIATIPTVLIYISMSKQVQKSFTTGALKG
- a CDS encoding helix-turn-helix transcriptional regulator, which encodes MRLHRLLGIIMLLDSRGIMNAGNLAKILETSERTIYRDIDILCESGMPIVSILGPNGGYTFMEGYKINSNVLGSGDVFNLLLSSMGIQPEKDTHAASQLKNALIKLENSISEEHREEIAKAKERFFIDSDPWWGKKIENKYLDIIQKSILHLKKLKVYYKKYSGEVSERILRPYGAVVKNAEWYVVAFCEAKNEIRVFKCSRIEHLEVLDEIYSMPEQFSLETFWESSKKEFVKHPSSILKQYAYPVKIKCVEEKNKLLEGFNVCSSLQLENQWIYDIDMLSFKTACSVIFPLSDRIEVLEPPELRAYIFQKANKILNLYKVI
- a CDS encoding extracellular solute-binding protein; amino-acid sequence: MRKIWSKLLTCAISGILALSSVGCGAKQEAPKEQTGKATETSSGNAAKETPSAEEKIKLSVWHLWTTDADANAKSFMKVFEQYKAEHPNVEIEIDASENEAYKTKIKTAMAANEGPDVFFSWGAGFAQPFVDAGQILPIEEYLTSEQKGNLLESQRSNLTYNDTLYGLPFVSWVGILYCNQEMFDQNGIKVPDTYEEYLEAIRAFNAKGIVPMSVGAKDGWPLMFYQNVLALRQAGADGSNAALEKKVPFNQPEFLNSAQLLSELVQAKTFDEASMAFTYDEAKMAFLSGEVPMFYIGSWFAGEVQDENISMVKDKVVAKNFPSIAGTKGNKDEFLGGAIDCFMVNNNTKHKKEAAEFAAYMAEHMAKESFILGAGLPAWKIDTQGETIDPLVQQMVDLANKATGFVLAWDTKLSGEAAEKHKTLVQEVFAGTKTPQQFVDEMDALK
- a CDS encoding carbohydrate ABC transporter permease; the protein is MSDKKAIVLFVLPAFLVFLMIVIVPIFFSAYYSTLEWNGIGKSTFIGIQNYIDLFVNNTDGFMMAVKNSFLVAFFSVFVQVPLALVLAIVISKGIKGEAFFRTVYFIPVIISTTVIGQLWMKIYQPKYGMLNTLLEVLGLEFLKRNWLATPETALGSALFVIIWQYIGYHMLLLYSGIKAIPTDLYEAAEVDGANNFQKAVKITIPLIAPMIKVCVTFALIGSLKTFDLIYVLTKGGPIHATEVPTTLMFSKIFLQNKYGYGSAMSIFIILECLIFTIFIQKFFKTEKTTY